The Streptomyces noursei ATCC 11455 sequence CGGCGGCCGGTGCGGACGGTCGCGGCGGCGGCGCGCACCACGTCCGGGGTGATCAGGTTCAGGGTGCCGAGCTCGTCGTCCGGGCCCCAGCGTCCCCAGTTGTTCACGCGCCGGGCGATGTCGTGGAACTCCTGGGGCAGGGGCATGGGTGCTCCTCGGGGTGGGGGGTGGGTGACGGGCGGGGCCGGCGGGGACGGCCGCTGTCGTCCGGGCTCGGGTGCGAACCGTGCGTCCGGGGTTGCGTCCGGGGTCTTGTGCTCGTACCGCGTCTGCTCAAAAATCTAACGGTCCGTCAGAAACCGTGGGAAGGGGCGCGGCATGGGGAACTTCTTGGCCGGCAAGGTGGTCGCCGTCACGGGGGCCGGCCGCGGCATCGGGCGGGCCGTCGCCCTGGCGGCCGCCGCCGAGGGCGCGAAGGTGGTGGTCAACGACTACGGCGTCTCCATCGAGGGCGGCGAGCCCCGTAGCGAGGTGGCACAGGCGGTGGTCAAGGAGATCGAGGCGGCGGGCGGCACCGCCACGGCCGTCGCCGACGACGTCTCCACGATGGCCGGCGGCCAGCGGATCGTGGACACCGCGCTGGCCGAGTACGGGCGCATCGACGGCGTGGTGTGCGTGGCCGGCATCCTGCGCGAGCGGATGCTCTTCAACATGTCCGAGGAGGAGTGGGACCCGGTCGTCGCCACCCACCTCAAGGGCACCTTCACGGTCTTCCGGGCCGCCGCGGCGGTGATGCGCAGGCAGAAGTCCGGCACACTGATCGGCTTCACCAGCGGCAATCACCAGGGCAGCGTCGCCCAGGCCAACTACGCCTCGGCCAAGGGCGGGATCATCTCGCTGGTGCGCAGCGCGGCGCTGGGCCTGCACAAGTACGGAGTGACCGCGAACGCGGTGGCACCGGTCGCCCGGACGCGGATGTCGGCCAACGTCCCGATGGAACTGAAGGAGATCGGCGAACCGGAGGACGTGGCGGCGTTCGTCGTCTACCTGCTGAGCGAACGGGCCCGGTCCGACGGGGTCACCGGCCAGGTCTACACCGTGGCCGGGCCGAAGATCGCGGTGTGGGCCCAGCCGAGGGAGCTGCGCTCCGTCTACGCCGACAAGGGCGGGTGGACGCCGGAGCGCGTCGCGGAGGTGATCGCCGGGCCGGTCGGCACGGACCCCATGCCGATGCTGGCGCAGCTGACGGAGATGGCGCGGGCCGCGCGGGCGGGGGAGCGGCCCAACGGGTAGCCGCGCCGGGCTTGTTCCCGCGTTGTCGGCCGTCCCGCCGTGGGTGCTCCGTTGCGCCTGCGGCGCGGGTCCGCCGCGCGGGGCTGTTCGGTAGCCCCGTCCCCTCCCGTGGGTGGGTGGGTGGGTGGTTCGGGGTCGTGACGGCTGGTGCGAGTGGGAGGGCTCAGGTGGAGTTCGGGTTCGGGAGCGCGGACGAGGCGTTCCGGGCGGAGGCGCGGGACTGGCTGGCGGGGCACCTGGTGGGGGAGTTCGCCGCGCTGGGGGCGCGGGGCGGGCCCGGGAGCGAGCACGTGGGGGCGGGCGTGCGGCGGGCCTGGGAGCGGGAGTTGGGGGGTGGGGGCTGGATCGGGCTGGGGTGGGACCGGGCGCACGGGGAGTACGGGAACCGGGCCGGGTCGCTGACGCAGCAGGTGGTGTGGGCCGAGGAGTACGCGCGGGCCGGCGCGCCGGGACGGGTGGGGCACATCGGGGAGAACCTGCTGGCGCCGACGCTGATCGCGTACGGGGACCAGGCGCAGCGGAAGCGGTTCCTGCCGGCCGTGGCGCGCGGCGAGGAGCTGTGGTGCCAGGGCTACAGCGAGCCGGAGGCCGGGTCGGACCTGGCCGGCCTGCGGACGGTGGCGGTGCGGGACGGGGCCGGGTACCGGATCAGCGGGCAGAAGGTGTGGACCTCGCTGGCCGGGGAGGCCGACTGGTGCTTCGTGCTGGCGCGGACGGATCCGGCCGGGCGGCGGCACCGGGGGCTGTCGTTCCTGCTGGTGCCGATGGATCAGCCGGGGCGGATCGAGGTGCGGCCGATCCGCCAGATGTCGGGGACCGCGGAGTTCAACGAGGTGTTCTTCGACGGGGCGGTGGCGCGGGCCGACCACGTGGTGGGCGGCGAGGGCGCCGGCTGGCGGGTGGCGATGGGGCTGCTGGCCCTGGAGCGCGGGGTGTCGACGCTCGTCCAGCAGATCGGGTTCGCGCGGGAGCTGGCCGAAGTGGTCGGCGCGGCAGTCCGTGGCGGCGCGGTCCGCGATCCGGTGCTGCGCGAGCACCTCGTGCGCCAGTGGGCGGAGTTGAAGGTCATGCGGTGGAACGCGCTGCGGACCCTGGGCGCCGCCGGAGGCACCGAGGGAGCGCCGAGCGTGGCGAAACTGCTGTGGGGCGGGTGGCACCAGCGACTCGGGGAGCTGGTGATGCGGGTGCGGGGCGCGGCGGCGACCGTGGGGCCGGTGGACTGGTCCCCACGGGCGCCGTACGAACTCGACGCGCTGCAAAGACTTTTCCTGTTCACCCGGGCCGACACGATCTACGGCGGCTCGGACGAGATCCAGCGCAACATCATCGCCGAGCGGGTGCTCGGCCTGCCCAGAGCGGAGCGGGGAATGCCCGGAGCGGAGCGGGGAATGCCCGGAGCGGAGCGGGGAATGCCCGGAGCGGAGCGGGAATGAAGGGCGTCATATTCGACGGTGAGCAGGCCCGGGTCGTGGACGATCTCCAGGTGCGGGATCCGGGGCCGGGCGAGGTGCTGGTGGGGATCCGGGCGGCCGGGTTGTGTCACAGCGACCTGTCGGTGATCGACGGGACGATTCCGTTTCCGGTGCCGGTGGTGCTGGGGCACGAGGGCGCGGGGGTGGTCGAGGCCGTCGGGGCGGGAGTGGGTCATGTGGCGCCCGGTGACCACGTGGCGCTGTCGACGCTGGCCAACTGCGGGGCGTGCGCGGAGTGCGACCGGGGGCGGCCGACGATGTGCCGCAAGGCGATCGGGATGCCGGCGAAGCCGTTCCGGCGCGGTGGCACGGAGCTGTTCAACTTCGCCTCGAACTCGGCGTTCGCGGAGCGTACGGTCGTCAAGGCGGTGCAGGCGGTCAAGATCCCGAAGGAGATCCCGCTGACCTCGGCCGCGCTGATCGGGTGCGGGGTGCTGACCGGTGTGGGCGCGGTGCTGAACCGCGCCCGGGTGGACCGCGGCGACTCGGTGGTGGTGATCGGGGCCGGCGGGATCGGCCTCAACGTGCTCCAGGGCGCGCGGATCGCGGGGGCGTCGGTGATCGTGGCGGTGGACGCCAATCCCGCGAAGGAGGCGGCGGCGCGGCAGTTCGGGGCCACCCACTTCGTGGACGCGTCGGCGGTGCTGGACACCGTCAGGGCGGTGAAGGAGATCCTGCCGACCGGCGCCGACCACGCCTTCGAGTGCGTGGGCAGCACCCGGCTGATCCGGCAGGCGATCGACCTGCTGGACCGGCACGGCCAGGCGGTGCTGCTCGGGGTGCCGCCGGCCACCGCCGAGGCGTCCTTCCTCGTCTCCTCGCTGTATCTCGACAAGTCCGTCCTCGGTTGCCGCTACGGTTCCTCCCGCCCCCAACGGGACATCGCCCTCTACGCCCGGCTGTACCGCGAAGGGCGGCTGCTGCTGGACGAGTTGGTGACCGCGACGTACGGGGTGGCGGACTTCGCCAAGGCGGCGGACGACGCCCACCACGGGCGGGTGGCGCGGGCGGTCCTGCGCTTCGGGGAGTAGGCCGTCGTCGGCCCGCCGGGGCGGTTCGGGCGACCCGTGGCCCGCCCGAACCGCCCCGGCGGGCGCTCCTTCAGGGGGTGAACCGCCCGAACGCCCCCCGGTGGAAGAGGAGCGGGCCGTGGGCGGCGGCGGTCGGGTCGGTGCCCAGGGCCTCGACGCGGCCGACGACGATGAGGTGGTCGCCGCCGGTGTGGACGGCGTGGATCGTGCAGTCGATCCAGGCGGGGACGTCCGCGAGCCGGGGCGAGCCGGTGACCGGGGCCGGGGTGTGGCGGACGCCGGCGAACTTGTCGGCGCCGCTGACGGCGAACGCGCGGCACAGGTCGCCCTGCGCGGCGCCGAGGACGTTGACGCAGAAGACGCCGGCCCGCGCCAGGCGCGGCCAGGTCGTCGAGGTGCGGCCCACCATGAACGCCACCAGCGGCGGGTCCAGGGAGAGGGAGGCGAAGGACTGGCAGGCGAAGCCCGCCGGGCCCGTCTCCGCGGGGGCCGTGATGATCGTGACGCCGCTGGCGAAGTGGCCCAGGACGGAGCGGAATTCAGCCGGATCCAAGGGGGCGCGTTCGTCTTCGCGTACGGCGCGCAATGGAGGGCGCGCGCCGACGGAGCGGGCGTGCGGGGCCGGCGGCGCGGCGGCGGTGGGGGCCCCGACGGAGCGGAGGTAGCGGATGGCGGTGGCCGCCATTCCGGCGTGTCCCATCATACTGGCGATTGAATCTGATGGAGCGTCAGATGGGAAGGGGCGGGAGCCACTCGCAAGGGTGGTTTGGCCCGGAAGGCCGGGCCGGATCATGGTGGTTGGGGGGAGATTGGGGCCGCGTTCCTGATTGGTCGCCGAGCGCACGGGTACCTTCCACCTCGGCCGCGCCGTAGCCAAGCACGGGGGAGTGTTCCGGTACATGGCCGATGCGACATCGCCGACCTCCTGGTCGGCCGCTGGTTCCCAGGGGGCCCGATCCGGCGGGCCCGTCAGTCCGTCCCCACCCTCGGGCCGGTCGGGTTCCTCCGGGCCACCGGGCCCCGGGGGCACCGCGTCGGCGGCGTTCGACGAGCTCTTCTGCGGGCTGCTGCCCCGGCTCTACCGGCGGGCGGTGATGTTGGCCGGGACCCGGCAGTCGGCGGAGGACGTGGTGCACGAGGCGTATCTCAAGCTCGCCGCCCGCCCCCAGCGCCTCCTGGCGCACCCGGAGCCGTATGCCTACGCCTTCACCGCCGTCCTCAGCGTCGCCCGGGACGCCTACCGCAAGGAGCGGCGGCAGGTGCTGGTGGAGGAAGTGGACGAGTGGGACGCGGCCGGGGCCGGCGCGGGGCCGGGGGCCGGCGGCGGATCCGGCGAGTGGGACGGCGGGATGGCGCGCCGGCATGCCGAGTTGGAGGCGGTGCGGCTGCTGGGCCGGCTGTCGCACCGGCAGGCGGGGATCGTGATCCTGGTGGACCTGGACGGGTACACGATCGACCAGGCCGCGAAGATCATGAAGGTGCATCGCGGCACCGCCGCCCGCCATCGGGCCCGTGCCCTGGACAGGCTGCGCGCGTACCTCGTTGAATCGGAGCACGGGCAGGCCGGGAGGTGAGCGGCACGGTGGGCGCGGGGCCACGGGACGGCGCGGGCGGGCACGGCGAGGCCGAGGCGCTGCTGCGGGCGAAGCTGCGGGCGGCCGACGAGGAGATCGAGACGCCCGGCGGCCTGTGGGAGCGGGTCAGGGAGCCCGCGGCGGACGGCCGGGCGACGGCCCTGGCGCCGTGGGGCGGCGCCGCCGTGGTCTGGCTGTCGCGACGGCGCCCGTATGCCGTGGTGCTGGGCGTCGCGGCAGCGGTGGCGGTGGTGGTCCTGGGCGTCTGGTGGGTGCTGCTGCGGCCGGGCGCGGTGGACGTCAGACCGGCCGGGCCGCCGCGGACGGTGCCGCTCACGGTCTACAACAGCGAGGCCGCCTGCCGGACGCCGCACACCCTGGAGTGCGCGCTGCGGTTGGCCAAGGACCCGCACCGGCCGTACGCGGCCCGCGGGAACACCGCGGGGCGGGTCTGGCACGGGGAGGTGCTGGCGGCCCGCTGCGTGGTGACGGACGGGCAACTGATCCGGGACGAAGCGGGGATCACCTCCAGCCGGTGGTACCGGGTGCGCACCGGGGAGGGCGCGCAGGGGTGGCTGCCGGGGGTGCGGACCCGTAATACCCGGGAGGTCCCGGAGTGCCCGGCGGAGGGCGGATGAGCCGCCCGTGGTGAACGGGCGGGAGGCGGCGGCGCGCGCCCCTGGGGGGCGGCGGCGCCCCGGTCACCTCCCCCGGTACGTGGGCCGGCGGCGCGCCACGAAGGACGCGACGCCTTCCTGGGCGTCCGCCGTCGTCATGTTGATCTCCTGGGCGGTGGCCTCGGCCGCGAAGGCCGCGCCGCGGTCGCCGTCCAGGGAGGCGTTGACCAGCGCCTTGGTGAGGGCGAGGGCGCGGGTGGGGCCGGCGGCGAGGCGCTCGGCCCACTCCCGGGACGCCTTGGCCAACTCCCCGTCCGGGACGACCCGGTTGACCAGCCCCAGCCGCGCCGCCTCGGTGGCCGGCACGGCGTCGCCGAAGAACATCAGCTCCTTGGCGCGCTGCGGGCCGATGAGTCGCGGCAGCAGATAGGCGCCGCCGCCGTCCGGTACCAGGCCGCGGCGTACGAACACCTCGATGAAGCGGGCAGATTCGGCGGCCAGCACCAGGTCGCAGGCGAACGCGAGGTGTGCGCCGATCCCGGCGGCGGTGCCGTTGACGGCGGCGATCACCGGTTTCTCGCAGTCCAGCACGGCGGCGATGAACCGCTGGGCGCCGCCGCGGATCATCCGCGCGACATCGCCCGCGACCCGGTCGCCGGCGGCCGGCGCGCCGCGCAGGTCGGCGCCGGAGCAGAAGCCCTTGCCGGTCGCGGTGAGCAGCACGGCGCGCACGTCGGGGTCGGCGGAGGCGTCGGCGAGCAGGTCGATGAGGCGTTCGCGCATGTCCCGGGTGAGGGCGTTGAGGGCGTCGGGACGGTTGAGGGTGAGCTGGGCGACGCCGTTGTCAGTGGCGTGCAGTATCAAGGAGTCGGCGGGTTCGGTGAGTTCGGCGGGTCCGGCGGGTCCGGTGGGCCGGGAGGGGCCGCCGGCGGCAGGGCGGGGGGACGACGGTGCGGACGTCATGGGGGAGCGGCTCCAGGGGAGTGGTCGGACGGGGGAGCCGGCGCGGTGGCCGGCGGTCAGTGGCAGATCGCCAGGGCGTCCAGTGCCACCGCGCCCTGCCCGCGCTCCAGGACGACCAGCGGGTTGATGTCCAACTCGGCCAGTTCGCCGTCGAGTTCCAGGGCCATCCGCTGCACCCGCAGTACGGTCTCGACCAGGGCGTCGGTGTCCGCGGGCGGCATTCCGCGGACGCCTTCCAGGAGGGCGTGGCCGCGCAGCTCGCGGAGCATGGCGCGGGCGTGCGCCTCCCCGAAGGGCGGCACGCCCACCACGATGTCCCGGAGGACCTCCACGAGCACCCCGCCGAGTCCGACGGTGACGGTCGGCCCGAAGAGCGGGTCGGGGGTGACGCCGACGACCATCTCGACGCCCCGTTCGATCATCTGGCAGACGAGTACGCCGTCCAGCGGCAGATCCTCGTAGCGCGCGATCTCGGTCAGCTCCCGATAGGCGTCGCGGACCTGGCTGGCCGAGGTCAGTCCGACCTTGACGAGGCCGAGTTCGGTCTTGTGGGCCAGCTCGGGGCCGGAGCCCTTCAGCACCACCGGATAGCCGACCAGGCTCGCCGCTCGGACGGCCGCCGCCGCGCTGGTCACCAGCTGTTCCCGCGGTACGCGGATGCCGTAGGCGCGCAGCAGCTGCTTCGCCGCGTGCTCGCTGAGCTGCCGGCCGGGGCGCAGCAGGGCCTGGGCCTTGCGGGCGGAGGGCGAGAGCGTGCGGGGGGCGTCGTCGAAGGGGGAGCGGTAGTGGGCGGTGAAGCGGTGGTGGTCCAGGTAGGCGCGGACGGCGGTGATGCAGTTGGCGAAGGTGCGGAAGGTCGCCACCCGGGAGGAGCCGAGGAGGGTGTGGCGATAGGCGTCCTCGGTGCCGACCGGCGAGCCCCAGACGACGCACACCAGTTTGTCCGACTGCTCCGCCGCGTCCACGAGGTCCTGTGCCAGTTTGTCGCTCATGGGCGGGAAGGGGCCGGTGATCGGGCAGATCAGGACGCCGACGGACGGGTCGGCGAGGAGCGCGTCGATGATCTTGCGGCCGCGCCAGTCGCCGACCGGGTGCCCGCCGTTGTCGATCGGGTTGGCGACGTTGAGGTAGCCCGGTATCCACTGGTGGAGCTCGGTCTGTTTGGCGTCGGACAGGGTGGGCAGGGTCAGGCCCGCGGCGGTCGCCAGGTCGGCGAAGTGCGCGCCGGTGCCGCCGGAGATCGAATAGACCGCGACACCCTCGGCGGTGGGTTTCCTGGCCCGTGCCAGCAGTGCCGCGGTGTCCTGGAGCTCGTCGAGGCCGTCCACCCGGATCACGCCGTACTGCCGCATCGCGGCGTCCACCACCTCGTCCGCGCCGGTGAGCTTGCCGGTGTGCGAGGCGGCGGTCCGGGCGCCGGTCTCGGTGCGGCCGACCTTGACGATGACCACCGGCACCTTGTTGCGGGCGGCGCGGTCGGCGGCGAGCAGGAAGCTGCGGCCGTCCTTGAGCCCTTCCACATAGGCGGCGATCGCGCCGACCTCGGGACGGGAGGCGAAGTAGGAGAGGAAGTCGGCGGTCTCCAGGTCGGCCTCGTTGCCGGTCGGGGCCCAGTGCGACAGGCGGATGCCCAGCTCCTGGAGGGTGAAGACCGGCCGGCCCTGGTGGCCCGACTGGGTGATCAGGGCGATGGCCGGGCCGTCGAGGTCGTCGCGGAAGTTCTCGAAGGCGTTGAGGTTGGTGTTGGGCCCGAGCAGCCGCAGGCCGGAGCGGGCGACGGCGTCGGCCAGCCGGGCCTGGGCGGCGGCGCCGTCCTCGCCGGTCTCGGCGAAGCCGGAGGCGAAGGCCACCGCGAACTTCACCTTGGCCTCGGCCAGTTGCCCGATGACCGGCAGCGGGTCGCCGACCAGCAGCACCGCGAGGTCGACGGTCTCCGGCAGCTCGCCGACACCGGCGTGACACGGCAGGCCGAAGACCCGCTCGCGTCCGGGGTTGACCGGGTGGAGCCGGGCGCCGACCCGTTCCGCCCAGGCGATCAGCTGCCGGGTGATGCCGGTGTTGGGCCGGCCCTCGCTGTCCGAGGCGCCGATCACCGCCACCGACTCGGGCCGGAAGAAACGATCCAGGTCCGGTACGGGCGCGTGCAGCGGGCGACCGCTGACGTCCTGGTCGGCGACGACCGGGCCGGCCGCGGTGCCCGGGCCGCCGGCACCGTCGGCGCCGGGGTCGCTGATGCCGTGGACGGTGTGGGGTGGGTGCTCCCCGCAGGCCACGACGCGGGCCGGCCGGGAGTGCGTGGTGAGGGTGCCGTGAGTCGATCCAAGCATCGCAGACGCCCGCTCCTGTGTGACGGCTCTCGTGGACTGCGCGCCCTACCGCGCTCAGCAGTAGCTGACGCATAGTCAGATTACTGAACTGACGTCATGTCAGGAATGGGTGTGCGCGGTAAAGCTTCGCGGCGGCGGACGGCGGACGGCGGACGGCGGGTGGCGGGTGGCGGGCCGTAGGGGCGGAGCGCCCGCCCTCTTGCGCCCGCATCGCCGATGAGTTGAACTGACGTACCGTCAGGACATGTCGGGGCGTCGATGGGGGTGCTGTACGCATGGGGGTGCGGTTCGATCTGCCGGAGGTGGACGCCTTCACCCGGCCGTACTGGGCGGCGGCGGCCGAAGGGCGGCTGCTGCTGCGCCGGTGCCGGGCCGAGGGGTGCGGCGCGGCGCACCACTATCCGCGCGAGTTCTGCCCGCGCTGCTGGAGCGAGGACGTCGTCTGGGAGCCGGCCGGCGGCCGCGCCACCCTCTACACCTGGTCCGTCGTGCACCGCAACGACCTCCCGCCCTTCGGCGACCGCGTCCCCTACGTCGCGGCGGTCGTCGAACTCGCCGAAGGGCCCCGGATGATGACCGAGGTGACGGACTGCGCGGAGGCGGACCTGCGGATCGGAATGCCGCTCGCGGTGCACTTCCGCACCGCGCCGGCGCAGCGGTCCGGCGGCGGTCCGGCGGTGGACGGCGAGGGCGCCGGGTTCGCGACAGCGGTGTTCCGGCCGGCCTGAAGGCCCCGGGTGCCGCTGACAAATAGAGTGGCGGCCCGGGTCATGCGCACGGGAGGCTTTCCCGGTGCTGATCCGAGACGCGAACGCGGCCGACTGGCCCGCTGTCTGGCCCTTCTTCCGGTCCGTCGTGCGGGCCGGCGAGACCTACTCCTATCCCCCGGACATCGACGAGCCGGCGGCCCGCGCGCTCTGGATGCTCCCGCCGCCCGGCCGTACGGTCGTCGCCGTCGACGACTCCGGGACGGTGCTCGGCTCGGCCAAGATGAACCCCAACCAGATGGGCAACGCCGCCCACATCGCCAGTGCCAGCTTCATGGTGGACCCGCGGCACCGCCGGCGCGGCACCGGACGGGCCCTGGGCGAGCACGCGCTGGCCTGGGCGCGCGCCGAGGGCTATCGCGGGATGCAGTTCAACGCCGTGGTGGAGAGCAACACCGGCGCGGTCGCCCTCTGGCGGTCCCTCGGCTTCCAGATCATGACCACCATCCCCGAGGGCTTCCACCACCCCACCCGGGGATACGTGGGGCTGCACATCATGTACCAGCGGCTGTAGACATGGCCGGTGGCCGGTGGCCGGTGGCCGGTGGTCGTCCGGCCGTGTGCCTTCCGCCTCACGGCCAGAGCAGTTCCCGCTCCCAACCACCCTCCGTGCGACGGTAGTTGAGACGTACATGCTGGCGTCGGTGCGGGTCGCCCTGGAAGAACTCGACCTCCTCGGCGCGCAGCACGTACAGCGTCCAGCTCGGGACCGGCGCGTCCGGTTCGCGCCGGGCGTGCTCCCAGGCGGCGTCCGCGGCGCGCGCCAGTTCGGCGGTCGAGCCGAGCACCTCGCTCTGGTGGCCCACCAGGGCGGCGGCCAGCGCGCCCGTGGAGCGGTGGTGCAGATCGGCCGCGCTCTCCTCCGGGCCCGCGGCGGTCACCGTGCCCCGGACCCGTACCTGACGGCCGACCGCCGCCCAGTAGAAGGCCAGCGCCGCCCGCGGGCGGGCGGCCAGCTCGCGGCCCTTGCGGCTGCCGCGGTGCGTGCCGAAGTGCCAGCCGCGTTCGTCCGCGTCGTGCAGCATCACGATGCGCACGGACGGGTCGCCGGCCGCGTCCGCGGTGGCCAGGGACATGGTGTGCGGCTCGGGAACGCCGGCCTCGGCGGCCTGGCGCAGCCACTGCCGGAAGAGCGGCAGCGGCTCGGCGGGTGCCTGCTCCGGGGCGAAGGACGGCAGTTCGCCCGGCCAGACCCGCAGGCCGCGCAGCACCTCGCGGAAGGCGCGGGCCTCGGCGTCGGCGCGCCCGGCGGCCCCGGTGCTGCCCGCGGCCTCGGCTTCGGTGTCGGCGGCCCCGGTGCCGGGCTCCGGGGTGGTTCCGGCGTTGCGGTGATCCGTGTGATCGGGCATGTCAGGCAGCGTACGCGCGGTGTCCGGGGCGCGGACCGGAGGCCGCGGCGGGACGGCCGGCGGCACCGCGCGCCGGCGGCGCCGGGTACTCCTTGAGCGTGATCGCCATGCCCGTGCCCTGCCCCGAGGCGGGCATGACCTCGTCGTCCCGGCCGGTGCGGTCGCCGAGGATCTAGGCCGAACTGCCGGCGGTGGTCACCCGTGCCGCGTGCGCAAGCGGATGCGGGCCCGCGCTACCCCGCCCCCAGCACCACCGTCCCCGACGAGCAGAACCAGCCGCCGGTGCCGGAGGCGACGGCCAGTTGCGGCAGGGCGCCGCCCGGCTTGCGGACCTGGCGGTCCGGGCCGGCCTCGCCGCGGAGTTGGCGGACCGCCTCGACCAGCAGGAACAGTCCCCGCATACCGGGGTGGCAGGCGGCCAGCCCGCCGCCATCGGTGTTGACCGGGAGTTCGCCGTCCCGCAGCAGCCGCCCCTTCTCGACGAAGGCGCCGCCCTCCCCCTTGGCGCAGAAGCCCAGGTCCTCCAGCGTCACCAGGGTCATGTAGGTGAAGGCGTCGTAGATCTCGGCGAGGTCGATCTCGGCGGGGCGGACGCCGGCGCGCTGGAAGGCGAGCCGGCCGGAGACGGCGGCGGGGGAGACGGTGAAGTCGTCCCACTCCGACATCGTGGTGTGCGAGACGGCGGTGCCCGAGCCGAGCACCCAGACCGGGCGTTTGGCGAGGTCGGGCACGCGGTCCTCGGCGACGAGCAGCACCGCGCAGCCGCCGTCGGAGCGGATGCAGCAGTGCAGTTTGGTGAACGGGTCGGCGATCATCGGCCCGGACAGCACCTCGTCCACGGTGATCGGCTCGCGGTACATGGCGTCCGGGTTGCCGGCCGCGTTGGCGCGCGCCTGGACGGCTACCTGGGCCAGCTGTTCCAGGGTGGTCCCGTACTGGTGCTGATGGCGGCGCGCGGCCATGGCGTACTTGGCGATCAGGCTGTGCCCGTAGGGGACTTCGAACTGGAGCGGGCCGCGGGCGCCGAAGGAGAGGTTGGCGGTGCGGCGCCCGGCCTTGATGTCGGCGCGGGCGGTGGAGCCGTAGACCAGGAGGACGGCGTTCGCGTGCCCGGCCGCGATCGCGTCGGCGGCGTGCGCGGCCATCACCTCCCAGGTGGCCCCGCCGACCGCG is a genomic window containing:
- a CDS encoding SDR family NAD(P)-dependent oxidoreductase, whose product is MGNFLAGKVVAVTGAGRGIGRAVALAAAAEGAKVVVNDYGVSIEGGEPRSEVAQAVVKEIEAAGGTATAVADDVSTMAGGQRIVDTALAEYGRIDGVVCVAGILRERMLFNMSEEEWDPVVATHLKGTFTVFRAAAAVMRRQKSGTLIGFTSGNHQGSVAQANYASAKGGIISLVRSAALGLHKYGVTANAVAPVARTRMSANVPMELKEIGEPEDVAAFVVYLLSERARSDGVTGQVYTVAGPKIAVWAQPRELRSVYADKGGWTPERVAEVIAGPVGTDPMPMLAQLTEMARAARAGERPNG
- a CDS encoding acyl-CoA dehydrogenase family protein, which produces MEFGFGSADEAFRAEARDWLAGHLVGEFAALGARGGPGSEHVGAGVRRAWERELGGGGWIGLGWDRAHGEYGNRAGSLTQQVVWAEEYARAGAPGRVGHIGENLLAPTLIAYGDQAQRKRFLPAVARGEELWCQGYSEPEAGSDLAGLRTVAVRDGAGYRISGQKVWTSLAGEADWCFVLARTDPAGRRHRGLSFLLVPMDQPGRIEVRPIRQMSGTAEFNEVFFDGAVARADHVVGGEGAGWRVAMGLLALERGVSTLVQQIGFARELAEVVGAAVRGGAVRDPVLREHLVRQWAELKVMRWNALRTLGAAGGTEGAPSVAKLLWGGWHQRLGELVMRVRGAAATVGPVDWSPRAPYELDALQRLFLFTRADTIYGGSDEIQRNIIAERVLGLPRAERGMPGAERGMPGAERGMPGAERE
- a CDS encoding Zn-dependent alcohol dehydrogenase, with amino-acid sequence MKGVIFDGEQARVVDDLQVRDPGPGEVLVGIRAAGLCHSDLSVIDGTIPFPVPVVLGHEGAGVVEAVGAGVGHVAPGDHVALSTLANCGACAECDRGRPTMCRKAIGMPAKPFRRGGTELFNFASNSAFAERTVVKAVQAVKIPKEIPLTSAALIGCGVLTGVGAVLNRARVDRGDSVVVIGAGGIGLNVLQGARIAGASVIVAVDANPAKEAAARQFGATHFVDASAVLDTVRAVKEILPTGADHAFECVGSTRLIRQAIDLLDRHGQAVLLGVPPATAEASFLVSSLYLDKSVLGCRYGSSRPQRDIALYARLYREGRLLLDELVTATYGVADFAKAADDAHHGRVARAVLRFGE
- a CDS encoding flavin reductase family protein translates to MMGHAGMAATAIRYLRSVGAPTAAAPPAPHARSVGARPPLRAVREDERAPLDPAEFRSVLGHFASGVTIITAPAETGPAGFACQSFASLSLDPPLVAFMVGRTSTTWPRLARAGVFCVNVLGAAQGDLCRAFAVSGADKFAGVRHTPAPVTGSPRLADVPAWIDCTIHAVHTGGDHLIVVGRVEALGTDPTAAAHGPLLFHRGAFGRFTP
- a CDS encoding RNA polymerase sigma factor; the protein is MADATSPTSWSAAGSQGARSGGPVSPSPPSGRSGSSGPPGPGGTASAAFDELFCGLLPRLYRRAVMLAGTRQSAEDVVHEAYLKLAARPQRLLAHPEPYAYAFTAVLSVARDAYRKERRQVLVEEVDEWDAAGAGAGPGAGGGSGEWDGGMARRHAELEAVRLLGRLSHRQAGIVILVDLDGYTIDQAAKIMKVHRGTAARHRARALDRLRAYLVESEHGQAGR
- a CDS encoding enoyl-CoA hydratase/isomerase family protein; the protein is MTSAPSSPRPAAGGPSRPTGPAGPAELTEPADSLILHATDNGVAQLTLNRPDALNALTRDMRERLIDLLADASADPDVRAVLLTATGKGFCSGADLRGAPAAGDRVAGDVARMIRGGAQRFIAAVLDCEKPVIAAVNGTAAGIGAHLAFACDLVLAAESARFIEVFVRRGLVPDGGGAYLLPRLIGPQRAKELMFFGDAVPATEAARLGLVNRVVPDGELAKASREWAERLAAGPTRALALTKALVNASLDGDRGAAFAAEATAQEINMTTADAQEGVASFVARRRPTYRGR
- a CDS encoding acetate--CoA ligase family protein, with product MLGSTHGTLTTHSRPARVVACGEHPPHTVHGISDPGADGAGGPGTAAGPVVADQDVSGRPLHAPVPDLDRFFRPESVAVIGASDSEGRPNTGITRQLIAWAERVGARLHPVNPGRERVFGLPCHAGVGELPETVDLAVLLVGDPLPVIGQLAEAKVKFAVAFASGFAETGEDGAAAQARLADAVARSGLRLLGPNTNLNAFENFRDDLDGPAIALITQSGHQGRPVFTLQELGIRLSHWAPTGNEADLETADFLSYFASRPEVGAIAAYVEGLKDGRSFLLAADRAARNKVPVVIVKVGRTETGARTAASHTGKLTGADEVVDAAMRQYGVIRVDGLDELQDTAALLARARKPTAEGVAVYSISGGTGAHFADLATAAGLTLPTLSDAKQTELHQWIPGYLNVANPIDNGGHPVGDWRGRKIIDALLADPSVGVLICPITGPFPPMSDKLAQDLVDAAEQSDKLVCVVWGSPVGTEDAYRHTLLGSSRVATFRTFANCITAVRAYLDHHRFTAHYRSPFDDAPRTLSPSARKAQALLRPGRQLSEHAAKQLLRAYGIRVPREQLVTSAAAAVRAASLVGYPVVLKGSGPELAHKTELGLVKVGLTSASQVRDAYRELTEIARYEDLPLDGVLVCQMIERGVEMVVGVTPDPLFGPTVTVGLGGVLVEVLRDIVVGVPPFGEAHARAMLRELRGHALLEGVRGMPPADTDALVETVLRVQRMALELDGELAELDINPLVVLERGQGAVALDALAICH
- a CDS encoding Zn-ribbon domain-containing OB-fold protein; amino-acid sequence: MGVRFDLPEVDAFTRPYWAAAAEGRLLLRRCRAEGCGAAHHYPREFCPRCWSEDVVWEPAGGRATLYTWSVVHRNDLPPFGDRVPYVAAVVELAEGPRMMTEVTDCAEADLRIGMPLAVHFRTAPAQRSGGGPAVDGEGAGFATAVFRPA
- a CDS encoding GNAT family N-acetyltransferase; protein product: MLIRDANAADWPAVWPFFRSVVRAGETYSYPPDIDEPAARALWMLPPPGRTVVAVDDSGTVLGSAKMNPNQMGNAAHIASASFMVDPRHRRRGTGRALGEHALAWARAEGYRGMQFNAVVESNTGAVALWRSLGFQIMTTIPEGFHHPTRGYVGLHIMYQRL